A genomic region of Paenibacillus sp. PL2-23 contains the following coding sequences:
- a CDS encoding DUF4317 domain-containing protein: protein MIKKELAHIRKQFKLDHDLLKLYDILNVYITKDSEEIYHYECQPFALLDREKQELYMGNFKKLLAGELDQKLFELKFQEEAEEPSKVLLHQGMVTGDTEEWMNLMLVLVEKMLKDNRYERDTVVTFVRGQYFRPTKARNDEAEETGKDEMFSHLFILCSVNSTEQPRNTLLFDYVEREFKYNVVVDPIIKLSSPDQGFFYPSVTDNASDVNRILYCAGKPNDPDFRFIQDVLNAERTVTALEERDYFEEIVKEVAGEQLDASTIAQVYEEIHQIMETHSEEEPPKLDYKDVEQLLTASGVENVTTEKVEQAFHTVIDDRNYELKASSVMPKFTSKSIKIETKVATVSVSPQDLKYVKQVNYRGKRCLLIEVDEDVVIEGFTLSTETL, encoded by the coding sequence ATGATCAAAAAAGAACTCGCGCACATACGCAAGCAATTTAAGCTGGATCATGATTTGTTGAAGCTGTATGACATTCTTAATGTCTATATTACGAAGGACAGCGAAGAAATCTATCATTACGAATGCCAGCCGTTTGCCCTGCTGGATCGGGAGAAGCAGGAGCTGTATATGGGCAATTTCAAGAAGCTGCTGGCTGGCGAGCTGGATCAGAAGCTGTTCGAATTAAAGTTCCAGGAGGAGGCGGAGGAGCCTTCGAAGGTGCTGCTTCATCAAGGAATGGTGACGGGCGACACGGAAGAGTGGATGAACCTGATGCTCGTCCTGGTAGAGAAAATGCTGAAGGACAACAGGTATGAACGGGACACAGTCGTGACTTTTGTGCGGGGGCAATATTTCCGGCCGACGAAGGCGCGCAACGATGAAGCCGAGGAGACGGGGAAGGACGAGATGTTCTCTCATCTGTTCATCCTATGCAGCGTTAACTCCACTGAGCAGCCGCGGAATACGCTCCTGTTCGACTACGTAGAGCGGGAATTCAAGTATAATGTCGTCGTCGATCCCATTATTAAGCTAAGCTCGCCGGATCAGGGTTTCTTCTACCCCAGCGTGACGGACAATGCGTCCGACGTGAATCGTATCCTGTATTGCGCAGGCAAGCCGAATGATCCTGATTTCCGGTTCATACAGGATGTGCTGAATGCCGAGCGAACGGTTACGGCGCTGGAGGAACGGGATTATTTTGAGGAAATAGTGAAGGAAGTAGCAGGAGAGCAGCTCGATGCAAGCACGATTGCCCAGGTGTACGAGGAGATTCATCAGATCATGGAGACTCATTCCGAGGAGGAGCCGCCGAAGCTGGACTACAAGGATGTGGAGCAGCTGCTGACGGCGAGCGGGGTCGAGAATGTAACGACGGAGAAGGTGGAGCAGGCATTCCATACGGTTATCGATGATAGAAATTATGAGCTGAAGGCGAGCAGCGTCATGCCTAAGTTCACTTCCAAATCGATTAAGATCGAGACCAAGGTAGCGACCGTATCGGTCAGCCCGCAGGACTTGAAGTATGTGAAGCAGGTCAACTACCGGGGGAAGCGCTGCCTCTTGATTGAGGTGGACGAGGATGTTGTTATTGAAGGGTTTACGCTTAGCACAGAGACGTTGTAG
- a CDS encoding DUF3934 family protein, with translation MTKGKGKGGTGRGTDKKGWNRWQASARKAASAPKPYKSKGTKTKEGSASASQKPQGNKSEK, from the coding sequence TTGACTAAAGGAAAAGGCAAGGGCGGAACGGGCAGAGGGACGGACAAGAAGGGCTGGAACCGCTGGCAGGCAAGCGCGCGGAAGGCCGCGAGCGCGCCTAAGCCGTATAAGAGCAAAGGAACAAAAACGAAAGAGGGCTCGGCTTCGGCTTCTCAGAAGCCCCAAGGCAATAAATCAGAGAAATAG
- a CDS encoding cupin domain-containing protein: MYPYPCYWPQWQKPMPCHWYPSNPYYADWSNRSYRPYGNMVLQDYGPRPIVVNIDQATKQNSNYRTALWTGEHFQVTLMSIPPGDDIGLEVHPTTDQFIRIEDGEGLVQMGDGPDSLDFQAMAYDDFAVMIPAGKWHNITNTGDRPLKVYVIYAPPEHPYGTIHVTKADAQESTEAP; this comes from the coding sequence ATGTACCCTTATCCTTGTTATTGGCCCCAATGGCAAAAGCCGATGCCATGCCACTGGTACCCATCCAATCCTTATTATGCCGACTGGAGCAATCGCAGCTACAGACCTTATGGCAACATGGTCTTGCAGGATTATGGACCGCGGCCGATTGTTGTGAATATCGATCAAGCCACCAAGCAGAACAGCAATTACCGTACAGCGTTATGGACGGGAGAGCATTTTCAAGTGACGTTGATGAGCATTCCTCCAGGTGATGATATTGGCTTGGAGGTTCATCCGACAACGGATCAGTTCATCCGGATTGAAGACGGCGAAGGCTTGGTGCAGATGGGCGACGGCCCGGACAGCTTGGATTTCCAGGCGATGGCATACGATGATTTTGCCGTTATGATTCCCGCTGGCAAATGGCATAACATCACCAATACGGGCGATCGCCCTCTGAAGGTGTATGTCATCTATGCGCCGCCTGAGCATCCATATGGCACTATACATGTGACGAAAGCCGACGCTCAGGAATCGACGGAAGCGCCGTAG